A segment of the Chloroflexota bacterium genome:
AGCAGCGTGCCCGTCTGCATGCCGCGGAAGGCGAGCAGATGCATGGCCGGATCCTCCACCCCCTCCCGATCCAACGCCTCGACGGCCAGCGCGGCCGCCCGTACCCACTCGCTGGGAGGCGTCTGCAGCCAGCGGGTCACTACCAGGATCCCTCGTGGGGTCAGACGGCCCAGATACGCCTGGAAGGCCTCCACCGTCCAATCGTACGTCTCGGCCAGGCTGTACGCGCCCGACGTGACCGGCCGATATGGCTCGGACAGCGGGAGGACGATGAGATCGAAGCGGGCGGTGGTCCGGTGCAGATAGGTGCGGGCCTCCTCGTGCACCACGGTGACGTTCGGCTCGACGTACGGGGAGCGACCGGCCGTGGCGTTCACGGCGCGGGTGATGAGCGGATTCGGCTCCACGACCACCGCCGACGATGCCCCAGACCGCAGCGCAGTCCACACCTCCAGGCCACCGCGCGGGTGGAGGATCAGCGTCCGGGCGCCCGGGCGCATCCGGTAGGCGATGGCCGTGGGCAGATCATCGATGAAGGACCAGTCGGTCACCCGGTCGGCGAGGAGGATGGGGGCCAGCCCATCGCCGTCGACCAGGAGCCCGCGCTGGGGCGGAATGGTGCCCATATAGGCATAGCTCAGCCCCGGCAGCGAGCGGATGGTGCTGCTCTCCACCACATCGACTCGCCCCTGGGCGTTCTCGGCGTGGAAAACGATGCGAGCGTCGGGATAGTTCAGGACCAGGCTCAGCCCCTTGTACGGCGAGAGGTGGAGCGCCAGCCATGGAGGTTGCCACCACGCCAGCACGAGGAGGATCGCCCCAGCCCCCAGGCCCAGCCAGCGCAAGGGCCGCCGCCGCCAGCCGAAGCCCACAACGGAGAGGCTGCCGATCCCAGCGGCCGCGGCGATGGTACCCGGCCCTCCTAACATGCCCAACAGCAGCGGCGCGGCGATTCCCCCGGCCGCCGACCCCACCAGGTTGGCCGCATAGGCGCGATGGGCACGCGTCGGCTCGGAGGACAGGGCGAGCGCGATGCCCAGGCCCGCGCAGAAGAAGGGGGCGGCGAGGGCAAGGAAGTACAGCGCCAGATAGAGGGCCTGCCGACGCTCCCAGGCGATGGTGTAGGAGTCAAAGGGAAGCCAGTTCGCGATGAGGTATCCGCCCAGGGCGGTGACACCGAAGCCGGCGGCGATCGCGGCCAGACGTCGTGCAATGGGAGGATGTCGCCAGCCGGACGCCAGGCTCAGCGCCGTGCCGCTGGCGCCATATCCCAGCAGGGCCACGCTCACCGCCATGAAGGCGAAGTGATAGAACTGCGTGATCGCGAAGACCCGCGTCAGCACGATCTCCAACAACAGCGCGGCCGCCGCCAGGAGAAACAGCCCCAGATCCGTCGCGGACAAGGTGGCCCTCCCTCAGGGCGATGCGGGTGAAGACGACAGACGACGAACGGCAAGTGCGAAGAGAGCCATGCTCCTACCCGGCCACCGTCTTCCGACCGTCGTCTTTCGTCTCTCGTCCGTCGTCTATTCCTCCACCAACTCCCGCGCTTGAGCGATCTGCGCCTCAATGGCGGCGCGCGCGGTGCCCCCCGCGCTGCGGCGTCGCTCCACCGAGCGCTCGAAGTCCCAGACCTCGGCCACGTCCTCGGCGAACAGCGGGGAGATGGCCCGCAACTCGGCGAGGGGAAGCCGGCTGAGCGGGACGCCAAGCTCCTCCGCACGCCGCACAGCCCGGCCAACCACGTGGTGGCTCTCCCGGAAGGGCATCCCCTTCCGTACCAGGTAGTCGGCCAGGTCGGTGGCCAGCAGATCATCCGACAGGGCGGCGGCCATCCGGTCGGGGTGCAACGTCATCTCCCGCAGCACGGCCGCGGTGAGCGGCAGTGCAACCGCCAGGGTGTCGGCCGCGTCGAACAGTCGTTCCTTGTCCTCTTGCAGGTCGGAGTTGTACGTCAGCGGCAGGCCCTTCACCACGGTGAGCAGAGCGGTCAGATCGCCAATGAGGCGTCCCGCCTTCCCTCGCAGCAGCTCCAGCGTGTCCGGGTTCTTCTTCTGCGGCATCAGGCTGGAGCCGGTGCTGTGTGCGTCGGACAGGGTGACGAAGCCGTACTCGGCCGTGCACCACAGCGTCAGATCGGCGGCCAGCCGGCTGAGGTGAACGCCCAGGATGGCCGCCCAGCCGAGGAACTCCAGAATGAAGTCGCGATCGGACACCGTGTCCATGGCGTTCGGCGTAATGCCGGGGAATCCCAGATCCTCGGCCAAAGCCTGGCGATCCACGTCGAAGGGATTGCCAGCGAGGGCGCCCGCGCCCAGCGGACACAGATCGGCCCGCCGCATGAGATCATCCAGCCGCTCCCGATCCCGCTGCCACATCCAGAAGTAGGCCATCATCCACAGGGCGAAGCGTACCGGTTGAGCGCGTTGGAGGTGCGTGTAGCCGGGCATGAGCACATCCAGCCCCGCCTCCGCCCGCTCGATGGCTGCCTTCTGCAGGTCGAGCAGCGCCGAGCGAAGCTGCCTGCTGGTGTCTCGCAGCCAGAGCCGCACATCGGTGACCACCTGATCGTTGCGCGAGCGTCCGGTGTGCAGCTTGCCCGCGATCTCCTTGCCGATGATCTCGCCCAACCGTCGCTCGTTGGCCGTATGGATGTCCTCGTCTTCCGGCTGGATGGCAAAGGTCCCGGCCGCCCACTCCGCCCGCACGGCCTCCAGCCCCTCGATCAGCCGATCTCGCTCCTCCTCGGTGATAAGGCCGGCGCGACAGATCGCCCTGGCCCACGCGATCGACCCCGTGATGTCCGCGTCCCACAACCGCTGATCGAAGCCGATGGAGTGCGTGAACCGGGCGGCCAACGGGTCCGGCCCCTCGCTGAAACGTCCTCCCCAAAGAGCGGTCATCGCCTCTCCTCTCCACACGACATTCGGAAGCATAATGACAGGACGACCTCAAAGGCGTCCCGCTCGCTCGGGCTGATTATACGGGACGATCCCGATTTCACCAACCAGGCCCCTGACACGGTAGTGTATCCAAAATGGTGGAAGTCCCTTCTGAGGGACTGCGCCCCTCAAAGCTCCCGCCGCATTTCCACCGAAAAAGATACACTACCCTGACATTAACCAACCAGAAACCCTGGCCCTTGGCCGGTAGGGGCGACACATCCTATGACGCCAATCCTATGGCGCGGGTTTCCCACAGCAAAGACGCTGGCGTTTGTCGCAGCGAGATCTCCAGGGATGCGTCGCCCTTACACAACAGGTACCCTTAGGCCTCTCTTCTTGCCAGGGAAGGGACACAGCTATGGTCCCACCTTCTCAAAAGGCCAAACTCCAGGATTCCTACATCACCGCTGACAACGGGGACAGAAGAAGGTGGAACGCTGGGCCAGCCGAATGCGCTGGACGGGGGTGCCACACACCGGGCAGGGCTCCTCTGCCCGCCGGAAGACCTGGAGACGCTCCTGGAATCGGCCGCTTTCCGCCGCCGGAGGGCGGTAGTTCTGGAGGGTACTGCCTCTGGCCCGGATCGCCTCGGCCAGGATCATCCGGATCGCCGCGTGAAGCCGACGGATCTCCCCGTCGGTCAGGCTATCAGCCGGGCGACGGGGGTCGATGCGCGCCGCGAACAGAACCTCATCCGCGTAGATGTTCCCCAGGCCAGCGATGCAGTGCTGATCCAGAAGCGCCGCCTTGATAGGCGTACGGCGTCCCCGCAGGCAGGCGGCCAGATCTCTGGCTGTAAACGATCGATCGAGCGGCTCCGGCCCCAGCCCGCCCAGCACCGTCTCCGGATCCTGCACCAGCCACAATCGCCCAAATTTTCGCTGATCTGTGAAATGGAGCGCCCGGCCGTCATCCAGCGATAGGATCACCCGGGTGTGGGGGTCCACAGGGCGGTCAACCGGCTGGACGCGCAGATTGCCCGTCATGCGCAGATGGATCAGAAGCGTCCAGCCATCCGTCAAAGGGAGCACCAGGTACTTGCCACGCCGTGTGACGTTGAGGACCCGCCGGCCGCGCACGAGCGAGAGGAACTTCTCGGGGGATGGGCAGGCGATGGATCTCGGCCAGTAGACGGCCGCCTCGGTGATCTGGCGCCCGATCAAATGGGGGCGCAGTTCGCGAGCGGTGGTCTCGACCTCCGGCAGCTCAGGCATGCCAGGTTACTCCTAGCGTGCGCGCGTCAGCCAGCTGGCCACACCTAGGATCACCACCGCGGCGACCAGGATCACCTCCAGCGCGCGTATCCAGGCGATGGGCACGCCGAAAAGGCGTTCCTCTCTGCCCTCCACCCAGCTGACCTCCCCTTCTGGGACGGGGCCTCGTCCCGGTGCACGCTCCGGCGCCTTTACGAGGGGAACAGGGGTGGGCGTCGCCGGCGCAGGGGCGGCCACCTGCGTGGCCACGATCGTCGGAGGTGCCGGGGTGGGGGTGGCCAAGGCTCCCGCCTGAGCGGTCGCCGTGGCGTCCTCAGGGGCTGCAGGTGCCACCGCGGGCGGCTGCCCGGCCGCGACGGCGGTCTCCGCCGTCGGCGATTCAGGTGCAGCCGGCTGTGGGGCACCCGGGGGAGCCTTCCTCGCGACGACAGCGGGCTCCTCCTCCTCGGCAGCCGCCGGCACTTCCAGGGGCGGAGCGACCAACGTGCGCACTTCCGGTGCCGCCTCTCCGCCGGCCCCCTTCGGCACTTGCCCCTCCGCTGGTGGGGCCTCTGGGGCTTCAACCTTCTCCATGACCAACGGGGCGGGGGGCGGGGCACCCGGCGCCGCCTCCTGCGTAGGCAGGCCCTTCTCCTCTTGAGCGGGGATGGACTCCGCCTTCAGGGCCGTCTCCATCGTCGCCGCCGGGATCTCAGCCTCTTCCACGGCCACCGCTTGCTTCCGCTCCAGTGGGGCCGGCGCGCGGCTCCCGACCGCAAGCTGGCCGGAAAGCCAGAAATCCCCCACCAACAGGACGACCAGCAAAGTGGCCGCCAGGGCGGTCGCGCCGCGCAGGTAGAGGGACAGCGTCAGTCCGCGCCACCGACGCCAGAACGGCTCCCGGCGATCCGGCGCCACATCGGCCTCGCTCAACGTGAAGGCCCGGGGCAAGGACGCTCGTGGCAGGTTCGACAGCAGGGAGACCGTATGCTGCAGCGTCTGCAAGCGGAAAGCCACGTCCGGGTCACGAGCGACGGCTTCCTCCACCGCCTCTCGCTCCTCAGGCGTCACCTCGCCATCGATGTAGGCGGACAGCAGCTCATCCGTTACGCGAACACGCGGCCGGCGT
Coding sequences within it:
- the mutM gene encoding bifunctional DNA-formamidopyrimidine glycosylase/DNA-(apurinic or apyrimidinic site) lyase; amino-acid sequence: MPELPEVETTARELRPHLIGRQITEAAVYWPRSIACPSPEKFLSLVRGRRVLNVTRRGKYLVLPLTDGWTLLIHLRMTGNLRVQPVDRPVDPHTRVILSLDDGRALHFTDQRKFGRLWLVQDPETVLGGLGPEPLDRSFTARDLAACLRGRRTPIKAALLDQHCIAGLGNIYADEVLFAARIDPRRPADSLTDGEIRRLHAAIRMILAEAIRARGSTLQNYRPPAAESGRFQERLQVFRRAEEPCPVCGTPVQRIRLAQRSTFFCPRCQR
- the argH gene encoding argininosuccinate lyase; this translates as MTALWGGRFSEGPDPLAARFTHSIGFDQRLWDADITGSIAWARAICRAGLITEEERDRLIEGLEAVRAEWAAGTFAIQPEDEDIHTANERRLGEIIGKEIAGKLHTGRSRNDQVVTDVRLWLRDTSRQLRSALLDLQKAAIERAEAGLDVLMPGYTHLQRAQPVRFALWMMAYFWMWQRDRERLDDLMRRADLCPLGAGALAGNPFDVDRQALAEDLGFPGITPNAMDTVSDRDFILEFLGWAAILGVHLSRLAADLTLWCTAEYGFVTLSDAHSTGSSLMPQKKNPDTLELLRGKAGRLIGDLTALLTVVKGLPLTYNSDLQEDKERLFDAADTLAVALPLTAAVLREMTLHPDRMAAALSDDLLATDLADYLVRKGMPFRESHHVVGRAVRRAEELGVPLSRLPLAELRAISPLFAEDVAEVWDFERSVERRRSAGGTARAAIEAQIAQARELVEE